A window of the Buchnera aphidicola (Tetraneura ulmi) genome harbors these coding sequences:
- the glyS gene encoding glycine--tRNA ligase subunit beta, which produces MKKKTLLIELGTEDLPAKKLHKISKLFFEYFKKELNLKNIDFKKIYSFATSRRLSIKVEKLFLKNKKMEIIEKGPSISNSFDNKKIPTLSALSWTKKIGIKIEQTFRLKNNFGEWIAYRKIKKRKKIQILLIPIIKKIIEKISFGKLMRWNETNQKFFRPIRNIAIILDKTIIPCNIFSIRSSRVIMGHRSLGKQKISIKQASEYPEKLIKIGKVIPCLKERKEIILNKIKIINKKINGKLKINEKLLEEITSLVEYPIVKMANFKKKFLILPKEIIIYTIEKEQKYFPIFKKNNKITKFFIFVSNIKSLEENKIIKDHEKVLNSRLSDAYFFFKKDQKYKLKDRLPLLKKVNFEKKLGNMFDKTNRIKKISEYISNKIEPVLTKKTTFAAIISKCDLISNMVKTYPELQGIIGMSYALNEGIEQEIAISIKEQYSPSFLKDNLPTSKIGSILSISDKIDLLTGMFYLKKYPSAEKDPFALRRAAIGIIRIMIKKKMKINLEEIIKTSFKLYSKKNDSNESKKKLICFFSNRYLDWYKKKGYETNIIKSVLNTKPKNPITVDTCIKIITNLKTKKKYNKLISLYKRIFNILKKSKFKIEEKINKNLFKNKEEKKLFSLTNDLEKKTNFLCKTQQHDKILINLINLNNPIEDFFKITIINDKNKKIKNNRLNLLNKIKKLFFYIADFSLL; this is translated from the coding sequence ATGAAAAAAAAAACATTACTTATAGAATTAGGAACCGAAGATTTACCTGCAAAAAAATTACATAAAATATCTAAATTATTTTTTGAATACTTTAAAAAAGAACTTAATTTAAAAAATATCGATTTCAAAAAAATTTATTCATTTGCTACATCTAGAAGGCTGTCTATAAAAGTAGAAAAATTATTTTTGAAAAATAAAAAAATGGAAATCATAGAAAAAGGACCTTCTATTTCTAATTCTTTTGATAATAAAAAAATACCAACCCTATCTGCTTTATCTTGGACTAAAAAAATTGGAATAAAAATAGAACAAACATTTCGTTTAAAAAACAATTTTGGAGAGTGGATAGCATATAGAAAAATTAAAAAAAGAAAAAAAATTCAAATACTATTAATTCCGATCATAAAAAAAATTATTGAAAAAATTTCGTTTGGAAAACTAATGAGATGGAATGAAACTAATCAAAAATTTTTTAGACCAATAAGAAACATTGCTATAATTCTAGATAAGACAATAATTCCATGTAATATTTTTTCAATTCGTTCTTCAAGAGTTATAATGGGTCATAGATCTTTAGGAAAACAAAAAATATCAATTAAACAAGCATCTGAATATCCAGAAAAATTAATAAAAATAGGAAAAGTAATCCCATGTTTAAAAGAAAGAAAAGAAATTATTCTAAATAAAATAAAAATTATCAACAAAAAAATAAATGGAAAATTAAAAATTAACGAAAAACTGCTTGAAGAAATAACATCATTAGTGGAATATCCAATTGTAAAAATGGCTAATTTTAAAAAAAAATTTTTAATTTTACCAAAAGAAATAATCATATACACTATAGAAAAAGAACAAAAATACTTTCCAATATTTAAAAAAAATAACAAAATTACAAAATTTTTTATTTTTGTAAGTAATATTAAATCTTTAGAAGAAAATAAAATTATTAAAGATCATGAAAAAGTTCTAAATTCACGATTATCAGATGCATATTTTTTCTTTAAAAAAGACCAAAAATATAAATTAAAAGATAGATTACCTTTATTAAAAAAAGTTAATTTTGAAAAAAAACTAGGAAATATGTTCGATAAAACAAATAGAATAAAAAAGATATCTGAATATATTTCTAACAAAATAGAACCAGTTTTAACAAAAAAAACTACTTTTGCAGCTATTATTTCTAAATGTGATTTAATTAGTAATATGGTAAAAACTTATCCAGAACTACAAGGAATAATTGGAATGAGTTATGCATTAAATGAAGGGATAGAACAAGAAATTGCTATTTCTATTAAAGAACAATATAGTCCATCATTTTTGAAAGATAATTTACCAACTAGTAAAATAGGATCTATCTTATCTATATCAGATAAAATTGATTTATTAACAGGTATGTTTTATTTAAAAAAATACCCTTCTGCTGAAAAAGATCCGTTTGCTTTAAGAAGAGCAGCAATAGGAATAATCCGAATCATGATAAAAAAAAAAATGAAAATAAATTTAGAAGAAATAATTAAAACATCATTTAAATTATATTCTAAAAAAAATGATAGTAACGAATCTAAAAAAAAATTAATTTGTTTTTTTTCTAATAGATATTTAGATTGGTATAAAAAAAAAGGCTATGAAACAAATATTATAAAATCCGTACTAAACACAAAACCAAAAAATCCAATAACCGTTGATACTTGTATAAAAATTATCACAAATTTAAAAACAAAAAAAAAATACAATAAATTAATTTCTTTATACAAAAGAATATTTAATATCTTAAAAAAATCAAAATTTAAAATTGAAGAAAAAATTAATAAAAATTTATTTAAAAATAAAGAAGAAAAAAAATTATTTTCTTTAACTAATGATTTAGAAAAAAAAACTAATTTTTTATGTAAAACACAACAACACGATAAGATACTTATTAATCTAATTAATTTAAATAATCCAATAGAGGATTTTTTCAAAATTACAATTATTAATGATAAAAACAAAAAAATAAAAAATAATAGATTAAACTTACTAAACAAAATTAAAAAACTATTTTTTTATATTGCTGATTTTTCTCTTCTTTAA
- the glyQ gene encoding glycine--tRNA ligase subunit alpha gives MKNTEKSFQEVIFTLQKYWSKIGCAIIQPTDLPVGAATFHPNSFFGTIDSKPISIAFLQASRRPNDGRFGKSSNRLQHYYQFQVLIKPVPKNILDIYLNSLKKLNIDNSIHDIQFIEDDWKNPTLGAWGMGWEIWLNGLEITQITYFQQMGSLDCYPITIEITYGLERIVAHIQNKKNVYELIWSKNYLQTITYGKLFLRNEVEHSKYNFEFATIEFLIEIFKKNLIEAELMIEKKLLFPAYELILHANHIFNLLESRQAISITERQNYILKIKEITKKIAKSYLKNKQHY, from the coding sequence ATGAAAAATACAGAAAAAAGTTTTCAAGAAGTCATTTTTACATTACAAAAATATTGGTCAAAAATAGGTTGCGCAATTATTCAACCAACAGATTTACCCGTTGGAGCTGCTACATTTCACCCAAATAGCTTTTTTGGAACAATAGATTCAAAACCTATATCTATTGCTTTTCTACAAGCTTCTAGAAGACCTAATGATGGTAGATTTGGAAAATCATCGAATAGATTACAACACTATTATCAATTTCAAGTACTTATCAAACCAGTTCCTAAAAATATATTAGATATATATTTAAATTCACTTAAAAAATTAAATATTGATAATTCAATACACGATATACAATTTATAGAAGACGATTGGAAAAATCCAACTTTAGGAGCTTGGGGTATGGGATGGGAAATTTGGTTGAATGGATTAGAAATTACACAAATAACCTATTTTCAACAAATGGGAAGTTTAGATTGTTATCCAATAACTATAGAAATAACATACGGTCTAGAACGTATAGTAGCACACATACAAAATAAAAAAAATGTTTATGAATTAATTTGGTCAAAAAATTATTTACAAACAATTACATACGGAAAACTTTTTTTAAGAAATGAAGTAGAACATTCTAAATATAACTTTGAATTTGCAACTATCGAATTTCTCATTGAAATATTTAAAAAAAATTTAATAGAAGCAGAATTAATGATTGAAAAAAAATTACTATTTCCAGCATATGAATTAATATTACATGCTAATCATATATTTAACTTATTAGAATCGAGACAAGCAATTTCAATTACTGAAAGACAAAACTATATATTAAAAATTAAAGAAATAACAAAAAAAATAGCTAAATCATATTTAAAAAATAAACAACATTATTAA
- the nfo gene encoding deoxyribonuclease IV, with the protein MRYIGAHVSALGGVGQSVIRASNIKANAFSFFTKNQRRWKSLSMKVDEINNFKNLCKEHNFSYDYILPHASYLINLGHPNKDLLKKSRESFIDEIKRCQLLNLRFINFHPGNHLYRISEDLCLQNVSDSINIAIQSTEKIILVIENTAGQGSSIGYRFEHLAKIIDKVEDKSRIGVCLDTCHLFASGYELRIKESFDSTFKKFEKIIGFQFLFAMHLNDSKKELNSRVDRHENLGKGKIGYECFSWIIKDYRFCSIPLILETPNHDHWEKEIFWLRSKNNFYT; encoded by the coding sequence ATGCGATATATAGGTGCTCATGTAAGTGCTTTAGGTGGTGTAGGTCAATCTGTTATTCGCGCTTCTAATATTAAAGCAAATGCATTTTCTTTTTTTACGAAAAATCAAAGACGTTGGAAATCTTTATCAATGAAAGTTGATGAGATTAATAATTTTAAAAATTTATGTAAAGAACATAACTTTTCGTATGATTATATTTTGCCTCATGCTAGTTATTTAATTAATCTTGGACATCCTAATAAGGATTTATTAAAAAAATCAAGAGAGTCTTTTATCGACGAAATTAAAAGATGTCAGTTATTAAATTTACGTTTTATAAATTTTCATCCAGGAAATCATTTGTATAGAATTAGTGAAGATTTATGTTTACAAAACGTTTCAGATTCTATTAATATAGCTATTCAATCTACAGAAAAAATCATTTTAGTAATTGAGAATACCGCAGGTCAGGGAAGTAGTATTGGTTATCGTTTTGAACATTTAGCAAAAATTATAGATAAAGTAGAAGATAAATCAAGAATTGGAGTTTGTTTGGATACTTGTCATTTATTTGCTTCAGGATATGAATTGAGAATAAAAGAATCATTCGATTCTACTTTTAAAAAATTTGAAAAAATTATAGGATTTCAGTTTTTATTTGCAATGCATTTAAATGATTCTAAAAAAGAATTGAATTCTCGTGTTGATAGACACGAAAATTTAGGAAAAGGTAAAATAGGTTATGAATGTTTTTCATGGATTATAAAAGATTATAGATTTTGTAGTATCCCATTGATATTAGAAACTCCTAATCATGATCATTGGGAAAAAGAAATATTTTGGTTACGTTCTAAGAATAATTTTTATACATAA
- the rplY gene encoding 50S ribosomal protein L25, translating into MIEIIAEIRKKFGSKISRRIRKNNKLPAIVYGKNNKTFGVEVEHDKFINCFRSKNFYIQDIILIVENKKYLVKIKNLDWHAFKTKILHVDFHLKD; encoded by the coding sequence ATGATTGAGATAATAGCAGAAATTAGAAAAAAATTTGGTAGTAAAATAAGTCGAAGAATTAGAAAAAATAACAAGTTACCTGCTATAGTTTATGGTAAGAATAACAAAACGTTTGGAGTTGAAGTAGAACATGATAAGTTTATAAATTGTTTTAGAAGTAAAAATTTTTATATTCAAGATATAATATTAATTGTAGAAAATAAAAAATATTTAGTTAAAATAAAGAATTTAGATTGGCATGCTTTTAAAACAAAAATTTTACATGTAGATTTTCATTTAAAAGATTAA
- a CDS encoding DedA family protein, whose product MEFLSNYILTINPKYLLLTITIVSFLESLAIIGLILPGLILMSLFGTFIGNGKINFYSAWICGFIGCILGDWISYYIGYKCKCQIYNLKIFKKNISLIEKIKKSLLKYCFITIFIGKLIGPIRPFVPIIAGTLNLPLKKIIFPNLIGCLVWPPLYLIPGIFTEITINNINKIIKKNSINIQLINKFFLFIVVFFSILTIIKYIKNKNFF is encoded by the coding sequence ATGGAATTTTTATCAAATTACATACTTACAATAAATCCAAAATATTTATTACTAACTATAACAATAGTTTCATTCTTAGAATCTCTAGCTATTATTGGTTTAATCCTACCTGGACTAATATTAATGTCATTATTTGGAACGTTCATAGGAAACGGAAAAATAAACTTTTATTCTGCCTGGATATGCGGATTTATAGGATGTATACTTGGAGATTGGATCTCTTATTATATTGGATATAAATGTAAATGTCAGATTTATAATTTAAAAATATTTAAAAAAAACATTTCTTTAATAGAAAAAATAAAAAAATCACTTTTAAAATATTGTTTTATAACAATATTTATTGGGAAACTTATTGGACCAATTAGACCATTTGTTCCAATTATAGCGGGAACACTAAATTTACCATTAAAAAAAATTATATTCCCCAATTTGATAGGATGTTTAGTTTGGCCTCCACTATATCTAATCCCAGGAATATTTACAGAAATTACTATTAACAACATAAACAAAATAATTAAAAAAAATTCAATAAATATTCAATTAATAAATAAATTTTTTTTATTTATAGTAGTTTTTTTTTCTATATTAACTATAATAAAATATATAAAAAATAAAAATTTTTTTTAA
- the rsmA gene encoding 16S rRNA (adenine(1518)-N(6)/adenine(1519)-N(6))-dimethyltransferase RsmA: MKDKKNYFGHRISKSLGQHFLEDDFFIKNIINFINPKPKEIMFEIGPGMGALTKPILLLNDNLSVIEIDKNLVNFLKKNIVNKRFNIFLQDVLKFNFRTFFSENKKIRIFGNLPFNISNKIIFYLMIFKDIFFDLHFLLQKEVVQRLCAIPDTKEYGRLSVLIQYHFNVTSLFDIPPTSFFPLPKVHSSFVRLIPNKFPPILLRETYYLNSITKLAFSQRRKIIKNSLSGLFSENEFLKMNISPFLRAENLNLLDYCRLSKYLSSKRSCLHTNEQKNEY; encoded by the coding sequence ATGAAAGATAAAAAAAATTATTTTGGTCATAGAATATCTAAGAGTTTAGGACAACATTTTCTAGAAGATGATTTTTTTATTAAAAATATTATCAATTTTATTAATCCTAAACCAAAAGAAATTATGTTTGAAATTGGTCCTGGAATGGGTGCTTTAACTAAGCCTATATTATTATTAAATGATAATTTATCAGTAATAGAAATAGATAAAAATTTAGTTAATTTTTTAAAAAAAAATATAGTTAATAAAAGATTCAACATTTTTTTACAGGATGTATTGAAGTTTAATTTCAGAACTTTTTTTTCTGAAAATAAAAAAATAAGAATATTTGGAAATTTACCTTTTAACATTTCTAATAAAATAATTTTTTATTTAATGATTTTTAAAGATATTTTTTTTGATTTACATTTTTTATTACAAAAAGAAGTAGTGCAACGCTTATGTGCTATTCCGGATACAAAAGAATATGGTCGGTTAAGTGTTTTAATACAATATCATTTTAACGTTACATCATTATTTGATATACCTCCTACATCGTTTTTTCCTCTTCCAAAAGTACATTCTTCGTTTGTTAGGTTAATTCCTAATAAATTTCCACCAATTCTTTTAAGAGAAACTTATTATTTAAATTCAATTACAAAATTAGCTTTTTCTCAAAGGAGAAAAATTATTAAAAATAGTTTAAGTGGTTTATTTTCAGAAAATGAATTTTTAAAAATGAATATTTCTCCATTTTTAAGAGCAGAAAATTTAAATTTATTAGATTATTGTAGATTATCTAAATATTTGTCTTCGAAAAGATCTTGTTTACATACAAATGAACAAAAAAATGAATATTAG
- a CDS encoding symmetrical bis(5'-nucleosyl)-tetraphosphatase, translating to MATYIVGDVHGCFEELQVLINISNFNREKDTIYFTGDLVARGSLSLQVLQYVYSLGKSAKIVLGNHDLYLLSVYFCKKKYNKLDNFDNLLKFPRIDKLMNWLKGNPFLYVDKEKKMILSHAGIHPKWNISTALKCSKEIEDVFSTDCHDLNFLKLFPNNDHYIWNNNLKFPDRIFFIMNVFTRMRFCYENDSKLDFFCKSDLDKKNNVHLYPWFKDLNKIDKKYKIIFGHWSSLNKKSTDIPKNVIPLDTGCCWGGELTMYRLEDKSYFKTPCFSLKKNKLK from the coding sequence ATGGCTACGTATATTGTGGGAGATGTTCATGGTTGTTTTGAAGAACTACAAGTTTTAATAAATATTTCTAATTTTAATCGGGAAAAAGACACTATTTACTTTACAGGAGATTTAGTTGCAAGAGGCTCCCTTTCTTTGCAAGTACTACAATATGTATATTCTCTTGGAAAATCAGCTAAAATAGTATTAGGGAATCATGATTTATATTTGTTATCTGTATATTTTTGCAAAAAAAAATACAATAAGTTGGATAATTTTGATAATTTATTAAAATTTCCAAGAATTGATAAATTAATGAATTGGTTAAAAGGTAATCCATTCTTGTATGTTGATAAAGAAAAAAAAATGATTTTATCTCATGCTGGAATACATCCTAAATGGAATATTTCTACAGCTTTAAAATGTTCTAAAGAAATAGAAGATGTTTTTTCTACTGATTGTCATGATTTAAATTTTTTAAAATTATTTCCTAATAATGATCATTATATTTGGAATAATAATTTAAAATTTCCAGATAGAATTTTTTTTATCATGAATGTTTTTACTAGAATGAGATTTTGTTATGAAAATGATTCAAAATTAGATTTTTTTTGTAAATCTGATTTAGATAAAAAAAATAATGTTCATTTATATCCATGGTTTAAAGATTTAAATAAAATTGATAAAAAATATAAAATTATTTTTGGACATTGGTCTTCTTTAAATAAGAAAAGTACAGATATACCAAAAAATGTGATTCCTTTGGATACAGGATGTTGTTGGGGAGGAGAATTGACTATGTATAGACTAGAAGATAAATCATATTTTAAAACTCCATGTTTTTCTTTAAAAAAAAATAAATTAAAATAA
- the folA gene encoding type 3 dihydrofolate reductase, giving the protein MFISIIAAMSRNYVIGKNKKLPWNTIPNDLKWFKKNTINKSIIMGRKTWDSLKNPLPMRQNIIISRNITTKKNTKNIFWVNSFIKAIQAAKNKKEIMIIGGGNVYKQSLKYANRLYLTHINKKIEGDTYFPKYNNLLWKRIYYKKYKNLINLKLFKYNFEILEKIKK; this is encoded by the coding sequence ATGTTTATTAGTATAATTGCAGCAATGTCTAGAAATTATGTAATTGGAAAAAATAAAAAACTTCCATGGAATACTATTCCTAATGACCTAAAATGGTTTAAAAAAAATACAATAAATAAAAGTATAATCATGGGAAGAAAAACCTGGGATTCCTTGAAAAACCCTCTTCCCATGAGACAAAATATAATTATTTCTAGAAATATAACCACAAAGAAGAATACAAAAAATATTTTTTGGGTTAACTCTTTTATTAAAGCTATTCAAGCTGCAAAAAATAAAAAAGAAATAATGATTATTGGAGGAGGAAATGTATATAAACAGAGTTTAAAATATGCTAATCGATTATACTTAACACATATCAATAAAAAAATTGAAGGAGATACATATTTTCCAAAATATAATAATTTACTTTGGAAAAGAATATATTATAAAAAATACAAAAATTTAATCAATTTAAAACTATTTAAGTATAATTTTGAGATTTTAGAAAAAATAAAAAAATAA
- the carB gene encoding carbamoyl-phosphate synthase large subunit, translating into MPKRNDIKSILILGAGPIVIGQACEFDYSGTQACKAIKEEGYETILVNSNPATIMTDPDISNKTYIEPIHWKIIEKIIEKEKPNALLPTMGGQTALNCALQLYKKNILLKNNVEIIGTNIKSIEKAENRRLFEKSIKKIGLNTARCGIAKNMDSAYLILEKIGLPCIIRPSFTMGGSGGGIAYNKKEFEKICKLGLHISPNQELLIDESLIGWKEYEMEAIRDKNSNCIIVCSIENFDPMGIHTGDSITIAPAQTLTDKEYQTMRNASIDILKEIGVESGGANVQFAINPKNGKMIVIEMNPRVSRSSALASKATGFPIAKISAKLSIGYTLDEIKNDITGVNMPAAFEPSIDYVAIKIPRFNFEKFPGCNDRLTTQMKSVGEVMAIGRSFQESIQKAIRGLEINKNGFDSILNSSIPDFFKTIKYELKNPGSNRIWYIADAFRYGMSIQEIASLTNIDKWFLTQIHELINIEKKIKVMKLKNITFNFLKNIKKRGFSDKRISVLMNTTESKIRKKRYKLNLHPVYKRIDSCSAEFISQTAYMYSTWEEECESNPEENNQKKIIILGGGPNRIGQGIEFDYCCVHAAQSLQEEGYQAIMINCNPETVSTDYDISNRLYFEPITLEDILEIIRIEKPKGIIIQCGGQTPLQLAKYFKKEGINIIGTKTQSIDKAEDRNKFQSIVTKLNLKQPKNKTVKTIEEAFLQLKFIKFPIMARPSYVLGGKNMKILYNKKELKKYFLNIQKIYKKNIPVLLDQYLKNAIEVDVDAICDGNNVLIGGIMEHIEQAGVHSGDSACSLPTYTLDNEIKQEIRLQVKKIALELDIKGLINIQFAVKNKIIYIIEVNPRASRTIPFLSKATGLPLAKIAVKVMCGISLKKQKHIKEINPPFYSVKEVTLPFNKFPGANPFLGPEMRSTGEVMGIGKNFSEAFSKAILAAEFNIQKVGRALLSVQDSDKKNIISIAIKLKNYGFKLDATEGTSIALKKHGISSRQVNKIQEPSPNVKNYLKNGEYSYIINTTSIKKDKNDSKIIFYEAIKQKIHYDSTINAALATITALNYNPTKSVISIQELHKKIKNTNS; encoded by the coding sequence ATGCCTAAACGAAACGACATAAAATCAATTTTAATTTTAGGAGCAGGACCAATAGTTATTGGACAAGCTTGCGAATTCGATTATTCAGGGACACAAGCTTGCAAAGCAATTAAAGAAGAAGGGTATGAAACAATTTTAGTCAATTCAAATCCAGCCACAATAATGACAGATCCAGATATTTCTAATAAAACATATATTGAACCTATTCATTGGAAAATTATTGAAAAAATAATTGAAAAAGAAAAACCAAATGCTTTACTACCTACTATGGGAGGGCAAACTGCTTTAAATTGTGCATTACAATTATACAAAAAAAATATTTTACTAAAAAACAACGTCGAAATTATAGGTACAAACATTAAATCTATCGAAAAAGCAGAAAATCGAAGATTATTTGAGAAATCAATTAAAAAAATTGGTTTAAATACCGCTCGTTGTGGAATTGCAAAAAATATGGATTCTGCTTATTTAATTTTAGAAAAAATAGGATTACCTTGTATTATTAGACCATCATTTACAATGGGAGGTTCTGGTGGTGGAATTGCATACAACAAAAAAGAATTTGAAAAAATTTGTAAATTAGGATTACATATTTCTCCAAATCAAGAACTGTTAATCGATGAGTCTCTAATTGGATGGAAAGAATACGAAATGGAAGCTATTAGAGATAAAAACAGCAATTGTATTATAGTTTGTTCGATTGAAAATTTTGATCCAATGGGAATACATACAGGTGATTCTATTACAATTGCTCCTGCACAAACTTTAACAGACAAAGAATATCAAACAATGAGAAATGCTTCGATCGATATTCTAAAAGAAATTGGAGTTGAATCAGGAGGGGCTAACGTACAATTTGCAATTAATCCTAAAAATGGAAAAATGATTGTTATAGAAATGAACCCAAGAGTATCTCGATCTTCTGCTTTAGCATCCAAAGCCACTGGTTTTCCAATTGCAAAAATTTCAGCAAAATTATCTATTGGATATACTTTAGACGAAATAAAAAATGATATAACTGGGGTTAATATGCCCGCAGCCTTTGAACCTTCTATAGATTACGTAGCAATAAAAATTCCAAGATTTAATTTTGAAAAATTTCCTGGGTGTAACGATCGACTAACAACTCAAATGAAATCTGTTGGAGAAGTAATGGCTATAGGTAGATCATTTCAAGAATCTATTCAAAAAGCAATTAGAGGTCTAGAAATAAATAAAAATGGATTTGATTCGATACTAAATTCGTCTATTCCAGATTTTTTTAAAACTATTAAATACGAATTAAAGAATCCAGGATCAAACAGAATATGGTATATAGCTGATGCATTTAGATATGGAATGTCTATACAAGAAATTGCAAGTCTTACTAATATTGACAAATGGTTTTTAACTCAAATTCATGAATTAATAAATATAGAAAAAAAAATAAAAGTTATGAAACTAAAAAATATTACTTTTAATTTCTTAAAAAATATTAAAAAAAGAGGTTTTTCAGATAAAAGAATATCTGTATTGATGAATACAACAGAATCTAAAATTAGAAAAAAAAGATATAAACTGAATTTACATCCAGTCTATAAAAGAATAGATTCTTGTTCAGCTGAATTTATTAGTCAAACAGCATACATGTATTCTACTTGGGAAGAAGAATGTGAATCTAATCCAGAAGAAAATAACCAAAAAAAAATTATAATACTTGGAGGAGGACCAAACAGAATTGGACAAGGAATTGAATTTGATTATTGTTGCGTACATGCAGCTCAATCCTTACAAGAAGAAGGATACCAAGCAATAATGATAAATTGTAATCCTGAAACAGTATCTACTGACTATGATATATCTAATAGATTATATTTTGAACCAATAACTTTAGAAGATATATTAGAGATAATAAGGATAGAAAAACCAAAAGGTATAATTATTCAATGTGGTGGACAAACACCATTACAATTAGCTAAATATTTTAAAAAAGAAGGAATAAATATAATTGGGACTAAGACACAATCAATTGATAAAGCAGAAGATAGAAACAAATTTCAATCAATAGTAACTAAATTAAATTTAAAACAACCAAAAAATAAAACAGTAAAAACAATAGAAGAAGCATTTTTACAACTTAAATTTATTAAATTCCCAATTATGGCAAGACCCTCGTATGTTCTAGGAGGAAAAAACATGAAAATTCTTTATAATAAAAAAGAACTAAAAAAATATTTTTTAAATATACAAAAAATTTACAAAAAAAATATTCCTGTATTATTAGATCAATATTTAAAAAATGCAATAGAAGTTGATGTAGATGCTATATGTGATGGAAATAATGTTCTTATTGGAGGAATTATGGAACATATAGAACAAGCAGGTGTTCATTCAGGTGATTCGGCATGTTCTTTACCAACATATACATTAGATAATGAAATAAAGCAAGAAATAAGATTACAAGTAAAAAAAATAGCTTTAGAATTAGATATTAAAGGTTTAATAAACATACAATTTGCAGTTAAAAATAAAATTATATATATAATAGAAGTTAATCCAAGAGCATCTAGAACAATTCCATTTCTTTCTAAAGCTACTGGATTGCCACTAGCTAAAATTGCTGTTAAAGTAATGTGTGGAATATCGTTAAAAAAACAAAAACATATAAAAGAAATAAATCCTCCATTTTATTCAGTAAAAGAAGTAACATTACCATTTAATAAATTTCCTGGAGCAAATCCATTTTTAGGTCCTGAGATGCGTTCTACTGGAGAAGTAATGGGAATTGGAAAAAATTTCTCAGAAGCATTTTCTAAAGCTATATTAGCAGCAGAATTTAATATACAAAAAGTAGGAAGAGCATTACTATCAGTACAAGATTCAGATAAAAAAAATATAATAAGTATTGCTATTAAATTGAAAAATTATGGATTCAAACTAGACGCTACCGAAGGAACATCAATTGCTTTAAAAAAGCATGGAATATCATCTAGACAAGTTAATAAAATTCAAGAACCTAGTCCTAATGTAAAAAATTATTTAAAAAATGGTGAATACTCTTATATAATAAACACCACTTCTATAAAAAAAGATAAAAATGATTCAAAAATAATTTTTTATGAAGCTATAAAACAAAAAATACACTATGATTCTACTATAAATGCAGCTTTAGCGACGATAACAGCACTAAATTATAATCCAACAAAATCAGTTATTTCAATACAAGAATTACATAAAAAAATTAAAAATACCAATAGTTAA